The Acidobacteriota bacterium genome includes a window with the following:
- a CDS encoding sensor histidine kinase: MTRRAPLERLSIRAALGLGILVTLGLWLFTSYTFTRRIADVERQAAGVASRYTRAQELLSTVRAQLLVSSVRVRDALLNPDPSLTAGYRAQLEDIQRVINAALDAYEPVLETAPGQDHVRSLRVEVDQFHQTSLAVLADLGTPSNATVRDLLNRRIIPRREAAVKISEDIQGLNRMAYVRQQADIAAIHRLAEAQSWRRLGLALATSLAVLLLAATYAGRLENRLRRQLQRDSQMSRDLHGATVKLLGAQEDERRAIARELHDEVGQVLTALQVELSLAHRRLAEAGVSVDPLKEAQTLADGALTTVRDLSQLLRPAALDDLGLPAAIDASLRGLARRHEIKVELLQSGMADRLAPETEIAAYRIVQEALTNVARHADAAHCRVRLMRLPETLRVEIEDDGDGFDPDLDRPASQSVGLIGMRERAAMLGGSLRVLSAPGAGTRLFIELPTGAARA; the protein is encoded by the coding sequence GTGACGAGACGCGCCCCCCTCGAACGTCTCTCGATCCGCGCCGCCCTGGGGCTCGGCATCCTCGTCACGCTCGGCCTGTGGTTGTTCACGAGCTACACGTTCACCCGGCGCATCGCCGACGTCGAACGGCAGGCGGCGGGCGTCGCCAGCCGCTACACCCGTGCGCAAGAGTTGTTGTCGACCGTCCGCGCCCAGTTGCTCGTGAGCTCGGTCCGCGTCCGCGACGCGCTCCTCAATCCGGATCCGTCCTTAACGGCCGGCTATCGCGCGCAGTTGGAGGACATTCAACGCGTCATCAACGCGGCGCTTGACGCCTACGAACCCGTCCTGGAAACTGCGCCAGGGCAGGACCACGTTCGCAGCCTGCGCGTCGAGGTCGATCAGTTTCATCAGACCAGCCTGGCCGTGCTGGCCGACCTGGGGACGCCGTCCAACGCGACGGTCAGGGACTTGCTGAATCGGCGCATCATTCCCAGGCGCGAGGCGGCGGTGAAGATTTCAGAGGACATCCAGGGCCTGAACCGGATGGCCTACGTTCGCCAGCAGGCCGACATTGCGGCGATCCATCGCCTGGCGGAAGCGCAGAGCTGGCGGCGTCTTGGACTGGCGCTGGCAACCAGCCTCGCGGTGCTGCTGCTGGCCGCCACCTACGCCGGCCGCCTCGAGAACCGCTTGCGGCGGCAACTGCAGCGCGATTCGCAGATGTCCCGGGACTTGCACGGCGCCACGGTCAAGCTGCTGGGCGCGCAGGAAGACGAGCGCCGCGCCATCGCCCGGGAGTTGCACGATGAGGTCGGCCAGGTCTTGACGGCGCTGCAGGTCGAGCTCAGCCTGGCTCATCGGCGCCTGGCGGAGGCCGGTGTTTCGGTTGATCCGTTGAAAGAGGCGCAGACCCTGGCCGACGGCGCGTTGACGACCGTGCGCGATCTCTCGCAGTTGCTGCGGCCGGCGGCGCTCGACGACCTCGGCTTGCCGGCGGCGATCGACGCGTCGTTGCGCGGCCTGGCGCGTCGCCACGAGATCAAGGTGGAGCTGTTGCAGAGCGGCATGGCCGACCGGCTGGCGCCCGAGACCGAGATTGCGGCCTACCGCATAGTCCAGGAAGCCCTGACCAACGTCGCCCGCCATGCCGACGCCGCGCACTGCCGCGTCCGCCTGATGCGGCTGCCCGAAACGCTGCGCGTGGAGATTGAAGACGACGGCGATGGGTTCGATCCCGACCTTGACCGGCCGGCGTCGCAGAGCGTCGGCCTGATCGGGATGCGCGAACGCGCGGCGATGCTCGGCGGCAGCCTTCGGGTGCTGAGCGCACCCGGCGCCGGGACCCGGCTGTTCATCGAGTTGCCGACAGGTGCCGCCCGTGCCTAA
- a CDS encoding carboxypeptidase regulatory-like domain-containing protein, with protein MKLPRLTGWLVALALMVATTAFAQGGGASSTGTIQGRVSDSQGAVLPGVTVTATSPSMPGVQTAVTSETGNYRFPAIPPGTYALTYELSGFNSLKRDGVEIRLGFTANVNVELALATLQETVTVSGASPIIDTTTTRTVQNFKLSELQSIPNGRDMWSLLAVTPAVQMSRIDVGGNRAGTQTGYTAYGFTGQVRVLIEGINTTEGTGGAGFYFDYSSLEEVFLGTSGQSAEMPNPGVQSQFIAKSGGNTFAGEAYLDWYNNALQGTNIPDSYTAPTAFNNSPIRAHSNEIDKYWDTALNIGGPIVRDKVWWFGTYRKQHNAVAQPNFNFDSTFDTTLWNAVGKVTYQANQKNKFVGYYQWGQKLQPTRLPFGAYTYNSAEPTFKQDSGSWVWKGEWNGTLSDKLYVEARFGDFGYYFPTLANSDEAYFWRDSGTLAIEGGHRKWQLDRDRKQATAAATYFLDTAAGSHTFKFGGEILQEVGWEGFLQGVGGNIEHVYNNGRSNQVIFRIPTATDSGKLGLGKSGALTASSAIDVQSFFANDTFSRGRFTVNAGVRYDRYKAFLPEQQQLAGTVGPVTVAAKTFAEQQMFTWSGFAPRVGVVFDLTGNGRTVLKGNYGYFLHNPGVGVASPANPNTAAKQATYQWNDINGDRRWQQGEQGNLLTQALEGGVRLQDGIEQPYTHEASMWIERQLTDTMGVRGGFVYKTEDDLVDTGYQPFRNSAAFTVPFTYVDIGLDGRRGTSDDVNLTMLGLPSAQAGNFPTTVVVSNAGSYSRAKTVELSANRRYSNRWSASIGGAYTMLSDFPNGFPNNPNEPGFEDRTTWNLKATGSYDAAWGIRLSPVLRHQSGSNYARTVSISVPAGSGLIASGTAYVEPMDSNREDNIWVFDIRAEKTVNFGSRTRARLFFDLFNIANSHSSETISRATGLGYQKPSAILAPRTGRVGFRFLW; from the coding sequence ATGAAGCTCCCCAGACTCACAGGCTGGCTGGTGGCCTTGGCGCTGATGGTAGCGACCACGGCCTTCGCGCAGGGCGGCGGCGCCAGCAGCACCGGCACCATTCAGGGCCGCGTCAGCGACTCGCAGGGCGCGGTTCTGCCGGGCGTAACGGTGACGGCGACCAGTCCGTCCATGCCCGGTGTGCAGACGGCCGTGACGTCCGAAACCGGCAACTACCGTTTTCCGGCCATCCCGCCGGGCACCTATGCGCTCACGTATGAACTGTCGGGTTTCAACAGCCTGAAGCGCGATGGCGTCGAAATTCGGCTGGGCTTCACGGCGAACGTGAACGTGGAGTTGGCCCTGGCCACCCTCCAGGAGACCGTGACGGTGAGCGGCGCCTCGCCCATCATCGACACCACCACGACCCGCACGGTGCAGAACTTCAAGCTGTCCGAGTTGCAATCGATCCCGAACGGCCGCGACATGTGGTCGCTGCTGGCGGTGACCCCGGCGGTGCAGATGTCGCGCATCGATGTCGGCGGCAACCGCGCCGGCACGCAGACCGGCTACACCGCCTACGGCTTCACCGGCCAGGTGCGCGTGCTGATCGAGGGCATCAACACCACGGAAGGCACCGGCGGCGCCGGCTTCTACTTCGACTACTCGTCGCTCGAGGAAGTGTTCCTGGGCACCTCGGGGCAGTCGGCCGAAATGCCGAACCCGGGCGTGCAGAGCCAGTTCATCGCTAAGTCCGGCGGCAACACCTTCGCCGGTGAGGCCTATCTCGACTGGTACAACAACGCGCTGCAGGGCACCAACATCCCCGACTCGTACACCGCGCCGACCGCGTTCAACAACAGCCCGATCCGTGCGCACAGCAACGAGATCGACAAGTACTGGGACACGGCGCTTAACATCGGCGGCCCGATCGTGCGCGACAAGGTGTGGTGGTTCGGCACCTACCGCAAGCAGCACAACGCGGTGGCGCAGCCCAACTTCAACTTCGATTCGACGTTCGACACGACGCTGTGGAACGCCGTCGGCAAGGTCACCTACCAAGCCAACCAGAAGAACAAGTTCGTCGGCTATTACCAGTGGGGGCAGAAGCTGCAGCCCACCCGCCTGCCGTTTGGCGCCTACACCTACAACTCGGCCGAGCCCACCTTCAAGCAGGACTCGGGCAGCTGGGTGTGGAAGGGCGAATGGAACGGCACGCTCAGCGACAAGCTGTATGTCGAGGCGCGCTTCGGTGACTTCGGCTACTACTTCCCGACCCTCGCCAACAGCGACGAAGCCTACTTCTGGCGCGACTCCGGCACGCTGGCCATTGAGGGCGGACACCGCAAGTGGCAGCTCGATCGCGACCGCAAGCAGGCGACCGCTGCGGCCACTTACTTCCTCGACACCGCGGCCGGCAGCCACACCTTCAAGTTCGGTGGGGAGATTCTCCAGGAAGTCGGCTGGGAAGGCTTCCTGCAGGGCGTCGGCGGCAACATCGAGCACGTCTACAACAACGGCCGCTCGAACCAGGTGATCTTCCGCATCCCGACGGCCACCGACTCCGGCAAGCTCGGTCTCGGCAAATCCGGAGCGCTGACCGCGTCGTCGGCCATCGACGTGCAGAGCTTCTTCGCCAACGACACCTTCAGCCGCGGCCGCTTCACGGTGAACGCCGGCGTGCGCTACGACCGCTACAAGGCCTTCCTGCCCGAGCAGCAGCAGCTCGCCGGCACGGTTGGCCCGGTGACGGTGGCCGCCAAGACCTTCGCCGAGCAGCAGATGTTCACCTGGAGCGGGTTCGCACCGCGCGTTGGCGTGGTGTTCGACCTGACCGGTAACGGCCGCACCGTGCTGAAGGGCAACTACGGCTACTTCCTGCACAATCCCGGTGTCGGCGTGGCCAGCCCCGCCAATCCCAACACGGCGGCCAAGCAGGCCACCTACCAGTGGAACGACATTAACGGCGATCGCCGCTGGCAGCAAGGCGAGCAGGGCAACTTGCTGACCCAGGCACTGGAAGGCGGCGTGCGGCTGCAGGACGGCATCGAGCAGCCTTACACCCACGAAGCCAGCATGTGGATCGAGCGCCAGCTCACCGACACCATGGGTGTGCGTGGCGGCTTCGTCTACAAGACCGAAGACGACCTGGTCGACACCGGCTATCAGCCGTTCCGCAACTCGGCTGCGTTCACCGTCCCGTTCACTTACGTCGACATCGGTCTCGACGGCCGCCGCGGCACGTCCGACGACGTCAACCTCACCATGCTGGGCCTGCCATCGGCGCAAGCCGGCAACTTCCCGACCACGGTGGTGGTGTCCAACGCCGGTTCCTACTCGCGAGCCAAGACCGTCGAACTCTCGGCCAACCGCCGCTACAGCAACCGGTGGTCGGCGTCGATCGGCGGCGCCTACACGATGCTGAGCGACTTCCCGAACGGCTTCCCGAACAACCCGAATGAACCGGGGTTCGAGGATCGCACCACGTGGAACCTCAAGGCCACCGGCAGCTACGACGCCGCGTGGGGCATCCGCCTGTCGCCGGTGCTGCGTCACCAGTCGGGCTCCAACTATGCCCGGACCGTGTCGATCTCGGTCCCGGCCGGGTCCGGACTGATCGCCAGCGGCACCGCCTACGTCGAGCCGATGGATTCCAACCGCGAAGACAACATCTGGGTGTTCGACATTCGCGCGGAGAAGACCGTGAACTTCGGGTCGCGCACGCGCGCCCGGCTGTTCTTCGACCTCTTCAACATCGCCAACAGCCACTCGTCAGAGACCATCAGCCGGGCCACGGGCCTGGGCTACCAGAAGCCGTCAGCCATTCTCGCGCCTCGCACGGGGCGCGTCGGCTTCCGCTTCCTCTGGTAA